In a single window of the Planctomycetia bacterium genome:
- a CDS encoding metal ABC transporter permease produces the protein MAQSQPVTHRSITDTGVQWPGWDQVIQALLLRDYNTRVVVLGSTLLGLAAGVIGTFAYLRKRALMGDALSHATLPGIALVFLIIGAKSMPLLLLGAAVSGVLGVLAVIGLRTIPRIKEDAAIGIVLSVFFGLGMVLFGLVQQMKTGNEAGIQSFIYGKAAAMLNRDAWLIGGVAVAVVVACTLFYKDFRILCFDEQFAGSQGCPVVIMDLVMMALVVLTTVVGLQAVGLILVVALLIIPPTAARFWTDDLSVMTILAGVSGAASAWFGATLSALMPRLPTGAIIVLCAGAMFLISMLAAPRRGLIARFWRSWSLSRRIGLQHVLRAFAEHEERYAEGVGITIQHLLAARSWSSASVHRSLRLAIRRGEVARGGDGGLRLTSAGRVEAARILRNHRLWELYLIRHADIAPSHVDRDADDVEHVLSEPIVRELERALDEAIAIPPSPHAEGGAA, from the coding sequence ATGGCACAATCGCAGCCTGTCACACACCGTTCGATCACCGACACCGGCGTACAATGGCCGGGGTGGGATCAGGTCATTCAGGCGCTGCTGCTGCGCGACTATAACACGCGTGTCGTCGTGCTGGGCTCCACTCTTCTTGGTCTTGCGGCGGGTGTGATCGGGACCTTTGCGTACCTTCGAAAGCGCGCCCTCATGGGTGATGCGCTGAGCCACGCCACGTTGCCGGGCATTGCCCTGGTGTTCCTGATCATCGGCGCCAAGAGTATGCCCCTGTTGCTTCTGGGCGCGGCCGTCAGCGGCGTCCTGGGCGTCCTGGCCGTCATTGGGCTTCGGACCATTCCCCGTATCAAGGAAGACGCCGCCATCGGCATCGTACTCAGCGTGTTTTTCGGGCTGGGAATGGTGCTCTTCGGACTTGTTCAGCAGATGAAAACGGGCAATGAGGCGGGCATTCAAAGCTTCATTTACGGCAAGGCCGCCGCGATGCTCAATCGCGATGCGTGGCTCATCGGCGGCGTCGCGGTCGCGGTGGTCGTCGCATGCACGCTGTTCTACAAGGACTTTCGCATTCTTTGTTTTGACGAGCAGTTCGCCGGTTCTCAAGGCTGCCCGGTGGTGATCATGGACCTCGTGATGATGGCGCTGGTCGTGCTGACGACGGTTGTCGGATTACAGGCTGTGGGGCTGATTCTGGTCGTGGCCCTCCTGATCATTCCGCCGACTGCCGCGAGGTTTTGGACGGATGATCTCAGCGTCATGACGATTCTTGCCGGCGTCAGTGGTGCGGCGAGCGCATGGTTCGGGGCAACGCTCAGTGCACTGATGCCGAGATTACCGACGGGAGCCATCATCGTGCTATGCGCGGGCGCGATGTTCCTTATCAGCATGTTGGCCGCGCCACGTCGAGGCCTGATCGCCCGCTTCTGGAGGAGTTGGTCGCTTTCCCGACGCATCGGTCTCCAGCACGTTCTACGCGCGTTCGCCGAGCATGAGGAGCGGTATGCCGAAGGGGTCGGCATCACCATTCAACACCTCCTTGCGGCGCGGTCGTGGTCTTCCGCCAGTGTTCATCGCTCGCTCAGGCTGGCGATCCGTCGTGGCGAAGTTGCACGAGGCGGCGATGGGGGGCTGCGGCTTACATCGGCGGGCCGGGTTGAGGCCGCGAGAATCCTGCGAAACCACCGACTATGGGAACTCTATCTGATTCGACACGCAGACATCGCCCCGTCACACGTGGATCGAGATGCGGATGATGTCGAACATGTGCTTTCCGAGCCGATCGTGCGAGAGTTGGAACGGGCGCTGGATGAGGCGATCGCGATTCCGCCGTCACCGCACGCGGAGGGAGGCGCTGCATGA
- a CDS encoding PEP-CTERM sorting domain-containing protein has protein sequence MKVARILALAAVATLAVTSMSFAAGTVWFEAAPGTPNASVIGQGGPGGTAELGCDISAGLRCDWVVTIMYQNFDGGAFGSSIDLGTLATADEGKFNIKNIQLASNALQSILNPVQINLGGGWLIDNAGGLNVTATGAPAGLYEIATFVLSKNKLPGELQTSTLHSRVGQGEFGGNDDPSGFHEVVAIGPNAAAPGYGNFTGWPAYALQGPVIVVRNTPEPATLGLIGLGVLALARRRK, from the coding sequence ATGAAGGTTGCAAGGATTTTGGCTCTTGCCGCCGTTGCCACGCTCGCTGTGACGAGCATGAGCTTTGCGGCCGGCACCGTGTGGTTTGAAGCAGCTCCCGGCACGCCGAACGCCAGCGTCATTGGCCAGGGTGGCCCGGGCGGCACCGCCGAGCTTGGCTGTGACATCAGCGCCGGCCTTCGCTGCGATTGGGTTGTCACGATCATGTACCAGAACTTCGACGGTGGAGCCTTCGGTTCCTCGATCGACCTCGGCACGCTTGCTACTGCCGATGAAGGCAAGTTCAACATCAAGAACATTCAGCTTGCCTCGAACGCCCTTCAGTCGATTCTCAACCCCGTCCAGATCAATCTGGGTGGTGGCTGGCTGATCGACAACGCCGGTGGCCTCAACGTCACCGCAACTGGCGCTCCGGCCGGTCTCTACGAGATCGCCACGTTTGTTCTCTCGAAGAACAAGCTTCCCGGCGAGCTCCAGACCTCGACGCTGCACTCACGCGTCGGTCAGGGCGAGTTCGGTGGAAACGACGATCCGAGCGGCTTCCATGAAGTCGTCGCGATCGGCCCCAATGCTGCGGCCCCTGGCTACGGCAATTTCACCGGTTGGCCGGCCTATGCCCTTCAGGGTCCGGTCATCGTCGTCCGCAACACCCCTGAGCCCGCGACCCTCGGCCTCATCGGCCTCGGCGTCCTCGCTCTGGCCCGCCGCCGCAAGTAA
- a CDS encoding tetratricopeptide repeat protein produces the protein MSRSHAKFGGIIVAILGLTASPLSSQIDNRVNQGNAATAGRALDSNPASGSSRFNLTRPGTFDAGVRSNAIITGNVTGLDYFHGSSPLLNNNQFRETLPSSDLSGFRAQSVGLSDVLNNRTRSGGFYFDRSQTVTDAGYVRSGLNQPGSSFVQTPNTPPPQNFTTDNSSAYLLQRLPDPSDRRVSIPRPDFQAGMKQTQIGGVAVNKSAAIDLSPYQSAVGSSIFGTPTPPVRPALTGGLVSDRIDETDNLRDLASRALADDPSLRRVDSSASSLVQPVDESVGGTSTEGRTSADAVAKAQASISPETPSAPFSFPLERPADLGQDRFADLYNAVGVAGSLGITNLGFDVDEQPIGEIAEPETAEAGNVRIPGSLMRDSGAGLKQLSETAKWASEVIDEPLRTFAGRYKNKLNDYMLAGEDELHRGQYYSAARYFELANSIDPMNPLPLLARGHALAAAGDYRSAVRYITLGIERFPQIAAFRIDLPALLGRPDVFDIRRADLEDKLAVGENRELRFLLGYLELYSGLPDEGIQNLRIAAKASPPESIIGMFVDLILGLRELPPIGK, from the coding sequence ATGAGTCGCTCACACGCGAAATTCGGGGGCATCATCGTTGCCATCCTGGGGCTGACCGCGAGTCCTTTGTCGTCACAGATCGACAACCGCGTGAACCAGGGAAACGCGGCGACTGCCGGCCGAGCGCTGGACAGCAACCCGGCAAGCGGCAGTTCCCGCTTTAACCTGACCCGGCCCGGCACGTTCGACGCCGGCGTGAGGTCCAACGCGATCATCACCGGCAACGTCACCGGACTGGACTATTTCCACGGCAGTTCTCCGCTATTGAATAACAATCAGTTCCGTGAAACATTGCCATCTTCGGACCTCAGCGGATTTCGCGCTCAGAGCGTCGGACTTAGCGACGTTTTGAACAACAGGACCCGAAGCGGCGGATTTTACTTCGATCGCTCGCAGACGGTGACGGACGCGGGGTATGTTCGCTCGGGCCTGAACCAACCGGGATCGTCCTTTGTCCAAACGCCGAATACGCCGCCGCCGCAGAACTTCACCACCGACAACTCGTCCGCTTATCTTCTTCAGCGGCTGCCGGATCCGTCGGATCGGCGGGTCTCAATTCCGCGACCGGATTTTCAAGCCGGCATGAAGCAGACGCAGATTGGCGGCGTTGCCGTCAACAAGTCGGCGGCCATTGACCTGTCGCCCTATCAATCCGCCGTGGGGTCGTCGATCTTCGGCACGCCGACGCCACCGGTGCGTCCTGCGCTGACGGGCGGGCTGGTTTCGGATCGGATAGATGAGACAGACAATCTGAGAGATCTGGCATCCCGGGCGTTGGCGGATGATCCAAGCCTGCGTCGCGTAGATTCATCAGCGAGTTCGCTGGTCCAACCCGTGGACGAATCAGTGGGTGGAACTTCGACCGAAGGGCGGACTTCGGCGGATGCAGTCGCAAAGGCACAAGCGTCCATCTCGCCTGAGACGCCATCTGCGCCGTTTTCGTTTCCGCTGGAGCGGCCCGCCGATCTCGGTCAGGATCGCTTCGCGGACTTGTATAATGCCGTGGGCGTGGCTGGATCGCTTGGCATCACGAATCTAGGATTTGACGTTGATGAGCAACCGATTGGAGAAATCGCCGAACCAGAGACAGCCGAAGCTGGGAACGTGCGGATTCCGGGAAGCCTGATGCGAGACTCGGGCGCTGGGCTTAAGCAACTTTCGGAAACGGCCAAGTGGGCCTCCGAGGTTATTGATGAGCCGCTTCGGACGTTCGCCGGCAGATATAAGAATAAGCTTAACGACTACATGCTGGCCGGGGAGGATGAACTGCACCGCGGACAGTATTACAGCGCTGCACGCTACTTTGAACTGGCGAACTCGATTGATCCGATGAACCCATTGCCACTGCTGGCGCGGGGTCATGCGCTGGCAGCGGCGGGGGACTATCGATCGGCCGTTCGATATATCACGCTGGGCATTGAGCGATTTCCGCAGATCGCCGCATTTCGTATTGATCTTCCCGCGCTGCTTGGTCGGCCGGACGTTTTCGATATTCGCCGGGCTGATCTCGAAGACAAGCTGGCGGTCGGCGAGAATCGGGAGCTTCGCTTTCTTCTCGGTTATCTTGAGCTCTACTCGGGCCTGCCTGATGAGGGAATACAGAACCTTCGGATTGCCGCCAAGGCTTCGCCGCCAGAGTCGATCATCGGAATGTTCGTGGACCTGATCCTGGGCCTCCGCGAGCTTCCGCCGATCGGCAAGTGA
- a CDS encoding metal ABC transporter permease, translating to MSGWDWSNDGWIVLAGVLSACSCALVGNFLVLRKMSLMGDAISHAVLPGLAIAFIVSGSRASLEMFVGAVLAGTLTAVLSQAVVKYGGVERGAAMGVVFSVFFALGLILIRQAADHVDLDPGCVLYGNIVQIPLDAIGGEIPPAIVNLAIVFGINLLFVGLFYKELRVSTFDPQLSTTLGIPASLMHYLLMILVSMTTVANFESVGSILVIAMLIVPGVAAHLLTDRLSTMIIVSLVIASASAVLGHIAAAFGPRWVGIDADTNTSAMMAVVAGMFLLTAVLASPQHGVIGKAFHRVQLSLTITREDILGLLHRWREMSAGDSRPMHREEILAAVGDSTLSRWALRSLVRRRELAPAVSDAATTSPAYLLTPDGVASASVLVRSHRLWESYLAKHFAIPLDHLHMSAERWEHFITPQLREELSQDLTAPDVDPHGKEIPPEHGGQGR from the coding sequence ATGAGCGGTTGGGATTGGAGTAATGACGGCTGGATCGTCCTGGCGGGGGTGCTTTCGGCGTGTTCATGCGCCCTTGTCGGAAACTTTCTCGTGTTGAGAAAGATGAGCCTGATGGGCGATGCGATTTCGCACGCCGTCCTGCCGGGGCTGGCGATCGCGTTTATCGTCTCGGGCAGCCGGGCATCATTGGAGATGTTCGTCGGCGCGGTTCTGGCGGGCACGCTCACGGCCGTTCTGTCGCAGGCTGTCGTCAAGTACGGCGGAGTCGAACGCGGCGCCGCGATGGGCGTTGTCTTCAGTGTCTTCTTTGCGCTGGGGCTCATCCTGATTCGCCAGGCCGCGGACCATGTCGATCTTGATCCCGGCTGCGTGCTCTACGGCAACATTGTTCAGATTCCGCTGGATGCGATCGGCGGCGAGATTCCCCCGGCCATTGTGAATCTGGCCATCGTGTTCGGGATAAATCTGCTCTTCGTCGGGCTGTTCTACAAGGAACTGCGTGTATCCACGTTTGATCCACAGCTCTCTACGACGCTCGGTATCCCTGCGTCGCTCATGCACTACCTTCTAATGATCCTGGTCTCGATGACCACCGTAGCCAACTTTGAGTCGGTCGGATCAATTCTCGTTATCGCGATGCTGATCGTTCCCGGCGTTGCTGCTCATCTTCTTACGGATCGATTGTCGACAATGATTATCGTGAGTCTCGTCATCGCCTCCGCTTCCGCGGTGCTGGGTCATATCGCCGCGGCCTTTGGCCCTCGCTGGGTCGGAATCGACGCGGACACGAACACGTCCGCGATGATGGCGGTCGTCGCCGGGATGTTTTTATTGACGGCCGTTCTGGCCTCGCCGCAGCACGGCGTGATCGGCAAGGCGTTTCACCGAGTTCAGCTTTCATTGACGATTACACGCGAGGACATTCTCGGCTTGCTTCATCGATGGAGAGAGATGAGCGCCGGTGATTCTCGTCCGATGCATCGGGAGGAAATCCTGGCGGCGGTCGGCGACTCGACGCTCTCGCGTTGGGCCCTTCGATCGCTGGTTCGCCGGCGTGAACTTGCTCCCGCAGTTTCCGACGCCGCAACGACGTCGCCCGCCTATCTGCTTACGCCTGATGGGGTCGCCAGCGCCTCTGTCCTCGTGCGGTCACACCGACTTTGGGAGTCGTACCTGGCCAAGCATTTTGCGATTCCGCTGGATCATCTGCATATGTCGGCCGAGCGGTGGGAGCATTTCATCACGCCGCAGCTTCGCGAGGAGTTGTCGCAGGACCTGACCGCGCCGGACGTCGATCCGCACGGCAAGGAAATCCCACCGGAGCACGGCGGACAAGGGCGATAA
- a CDS encoding PilT/PilU family type 4a pilus ATPase yields the protein MDLMELMRFAVEQKASDLHLQAGSVPMMRISGQARFLDAASLTGEQVRDFVVSLLPEAIKPQADTAIYSGIDFSHSIPGLSRFRCSAYSQLGQYGVVVRMVTSKVPAFKDLMLPDVVQEAALLQRGLTLVTGTTGCGKSTTLASMIDLVNHWYRAKIITIEDPVEFVHTNRKALISQLEVGTDTPSFEQALRQALRQDPDVILVGELRDVETLRMALRAADTGHQVFSTLHSQSTAQTIERIIAMFPHDEHDILLSQLATSVEAIISQRLVTTQDGKRRPAVEILRGTPVAEKFIHKKKLDELLTYIETGESGMQSFDQHLLQMYNEKSISGTEALRWATNPEALAMAFRGIRRIGSGRG from the coding sequence ATGGACCTGATGGAACTGATGAGATTCGCGGTCGAGCAGAAGGCGTCTGACCTCCACTTGCAGGCGGGTTCGGTGCCGATGATGCGGATTTCGGGTCAGGCGCGGTTTCTCGATGCCGCGTCGCTGACCGGCGAGCAGGTGCGAGATTTTGTCGTTTCGCTCCTGCCGGAGGCGATCAAGCCGCAGGCGGACACGGCCATCTATTCCGGGATTGACTTCTCGCACTCGATTCCCGGGCTTTCGCGGTTTCGATGCAGCGCCTACAGCCAGCTTGGACAGTACGGCGTCGTCGTTCGAATGGTCACCTCGAAGGTGCCGGCCTTCAAGGACCTGATGTTGCCGGATGTCGTGCAGGAAGCGGCGCTTCTTCAGCGCGGGTTGACGCTGGTCACGGGCACAACCGGCTGCGGGAAGAGCACCACGCTGGCTTCGATGATCGACCTTGTGAATCACTGGTACCGCGCGAAGATCATCACCATCGAGGATCCGGTCGAGTTTGTTCACACCAACCGGAAGGCGCTGATCTCGCAACTTGAGGTGGGCACGGACACGCCCTCGTTTGAACAGGCCCTGCGGCAGGCGCTTCGACAGGACCCGGATGTGATTCTCGTCGGGGAGCTGCGCGACGTGGAGACGCTGCGCATGGCGCTGCGGGCCGCGGACACGGGGCACCAGGTGTTTTCGACCCTGCACAGCCAGAGCACGGCGCAGACGATCGAGCGGATCATCGCCATGTTTCCGCACGACGAGCACGACATTCTGCTGTCGCAGCTCGCGACGTCGGTGGAGGCGATCATCTCGCAGCGGCTGGTGACGACGCAGGATGGAAAGCGGCGACCGGCGGTGGAGATTCTTCGCGGCACTCCCGTGGCGGAGAAGTTCATCCACAAGAAGAAGCTCGATGAACTCCTCACTTACATAGAGACGGGGGAGTCCGGCATGCAGAGCTTCGACCAGCATCTGCTTCAGATGTATAACGAAAAGTCGATCAGCGGGACCGAGGCCCTGCGCTGGGCGACCAATCCAGAGGCGCTGGCGATGGCGTTTCGGGGGATTCGGCGGATCGGCAGCGGTCGCGGCTGA
- a CDS encoding zinc ABC transporter substrate-binding protein — translation MRQFTLWRISVLALIVGCRPSMAGSAAEQTPQLKTPYKAVCTVGMITDIVAQVAGDRAEARGIIGEGVDPHLYQATRGDISSLLSADIVFYNGLMLEGKMADALVKVARKRPVFAVTELIEEKLLLEPPEFAGHHDPHVWMDVSLWKAAANMVAKTLTEFDRAGEDVYRANAARLTGEMDALHAYARKAIGSIPKDRRVLVTAHDAFNYFGRAYDIEVVGIQGISTESEAGIADINRIVSLLVDRKVKAVFVETSVSERNIRALCEGAAARGHQVAIGGSLFSDAMGRPGTYEGTYVGMIDHNVTLIARALGGDAPERGMQGKLSFGVGK, via the coding sequence ATGCGACAGTTCACGTTGTGGAGGATCTCAGTTCTCGCCCTGATCGTTGGCTGCCGGCCGAGCATGGCGGGAAGCGCGGCGGAGCAGACGCCGCAGCTCAAGACGCCATATAAGGCGGTCTGCACCGTTGGGATGATTACCGACATCGTTGCTCAGGTCGCGGGTGATCGCGCGGAGGCGCGGGGCATCATCGGCGAGGGTGTTGATCCGCATCTCTATCAAGCGACACGGGGGGACATCTCATCTTTACTCTCCGCCGACATTGTTTTTTACAACGGTTTGATGCTCGAAGGAAAGATGGCTGACGCGCTGGTCAAGGTGGCGCGAAAGAGGCCGGTCTTTGCCGTAACGGAACTCATTGAGGAGAAGCTGCTTCTGGAGCCGCCGGAATTCGCGGGCCATCACGACCCGCACGTCTGGATGGACGTGTCGCTCTGGAAGGCGGCGGCCAATATGGTTGCCAAGACCTTGACTGAGTTCGATCGAGCCGGCGAGGATGTGTATCGTGCGAATGCGGCCCGGTTGACCGGCGAAATGGACGCACTGCACGCGTATGCGCGGAAGGCGATTGGGAGCATCCCCAAGGATCGGCGCGTGCTGGTCACGGCCCATGACGCGTTCAACTACTTCGGCCGGGCCTACGACATCGAGGTAGTGGGCATTCAGGGGATCAGCACCGAGTCCGAGGCCGGTATCGCCGATATCAATCGCATCGTCAGCCTTTTGGTCGATCGTAAGGTGAAGGCTGTCTTCGTAGAGACGAGCGTTTCCGAGAGAAACATCCGCGCCCTGTGCGAAGGGGCGGCGGCCCGAGGGCACCAGGTGGCGATCGGCGGCTCGCTTTTTTCGGATGCCATGGGAAGGCCGGGCACTTATGAAGGCACTTACGTCGGCATGATCGACCATAATGTCACCCTCATCGCCCGGGCACTGGGAGGGGATGCGCCTGAGCGGGGTATGCAGGGCAAGTTGAGTTTTGGCGTGGGGAAATAG
- a CDS encoding metal ABC transporter ATP-binding protein, which produces MSQPTARPLTANSASDHDAACPVSIHDLTVAYHRKPVLWDVDFAAPEGSLIGVVGPNGAGKSTLIKACLNLVPIASGSVRFYGKPYREQRKIVGYVPQRESVDWDFPASALDVVTMGRYGRIPWCLPPSRKDKAAALQCLDQVGMADYARRQISKLSGGQQQRVFLARALVQDAQIYFMDEPFAGVDAATEGAIVELLHELRARRKTVVIVHHDLQTVSAYFDHVVLLNMRIVAVGPTREVFTDENLQKTYGGRLTLLDKAAEAIAQGGHRK; this is translated from the coding sequence ATGAGCCAGCCCACCGCACGGCCGTTGACAGCGAATTCGGCATCGGATCACGATGCCGCGTGCCCGGTATCCATTCACGATCTGACCGTCGCCTACCATCGCAAGCCGGTTCTTTGGGACGTGGATTTCGCGGCCCCGGAGGGGAGCCTGATCGGGGTCGTTGGTCCGAATGGCGCCGGCAAGAGCACGCTGATCAAGGCCTGTTTGAATCTCGTGCCGATCGCATCCGGCAGTGTTCGATTCTATGGAAAGCCTTACCGCGAGCAGCGGAAGATTGTCGGCTATGTGCCCCAGCGCGAAAGCGTGGACTGGGATTTTCCGGCCAGCGCGCTGGATGTGGTCACGATGGGGCGCTACGGCAGGATTCCGTGGTGCCTGCCGCCGAGTCGAAAGGACAAGGCCGCGGCGCTGCAATGTTTGGATCAGGTCGGCATGGCGGACTATGCCCGGAGGCAGATCAGCAAGCTCTCCGGCGGCCAGCAGCAGCGCGTCTTTCTCGCCCGGGCGCTGGTTCAGGATGCGCAGATCTACTTCATGGATGAGCCGTTCGCCGGCGTGGATGCGGCCACTGAGGGTGCGATCGTGGAGTTGCTCCATGAGCTGCGTGCCCGACGAAAGACGGTGGTTATCGTTCATCATGATTTGCAAACTGTCAGTGCTTATTTTGATCACGTCGTTCTTCTGAACATGCGGATTGTCGCAGTGGGGCCGACGCGCGAGGTGTTCACCGACGAGAATCTGCAAAAGACTTACGGCGGCAGACTCACGCTGCTGGATAAGGCCGCCGAGGCGATTGCGCAGGGGGGGCATCGCAAATGA
- the mntR gene encoding manganese-binding transcriptional regulator MntR, giving the protein MPAKTSKKKTPRRAPEPETAAHGYRRTRLDHAHELAEDYVELIDDLIEKCGEARAVDIARHLGVTHVTVTKSVTRLQAEGLVTSAPYRSIFLTEKGRQLAHRARERHRLVLNFLLALGVPKSDAEADAEGIEHHISPRTLDAMKRFLK; this is encoded by the coding sequence ATGCCTGCCAAGACAAGCAAGAAGAAAACCCCACGCCGGGCCCCCGAGCCTGAGACCGCCGCTCATGGCTACCGCCGCACGAGGTTGGACCACGCCCACGAACTGGCTGAGGACTATGTCGAGCTCATTGATGATCTGATCGAGAAATGCGGCGAGGCCCGAGCCGTCGACATTGCACGCCACCTCGGCGTCACCCATGTCACGGTCACGAAGAGCGTCACCCGGCTTCAAGCCGAAGGCCTGGTCACCTCCGCCCCTTATCGCTCCATCTTCCTGACCGAAAAAGGCCGACAACTCGCCCATCGGGCACGCGAGCGGCATCGGCTCGTGCTGAACTTTCTACTCGCCCTCGGCGTTCCCAAAAGCGACGCCGAAGCCGACGCCGAAGGCATCGAGCATCACATCAGCCCGCGCACCCTCGACGCCATGAAGCGTTTCCTCAAGTAA
- a CDS encoding CofH family radical SAM protein — MPTATGLEQIAEKVVAGERLSHEDGVLLYASRDIHEIGRLANIVRERLHGDAAYYNVNRHINYTNFCVLRCKFCSFYRPYSMDAAAKALPIVVGHGDSLSLPLAGSSQTDTYELGVDEIAARAKDAYDHGATEVHIVGGLHPKLPFDYYVDMCRAIRAACPTIHIKAFTAIEIIHFTRISKPRLNIREVLERLREAGLGSLPGGGAEIFDDRVHDEAYQNKVGEAGWFDVHRTAHEIGMFTNATMLYGHVERPEERITHMLKLRAHQDASLASRKASFNCFIPLSFIPEGSELSQAASPTGLMDLKTLAISRLMLDNIPHIKAFWIMQSAKLAQVALNFGCDDMDGTVVWYDITKREGGAGNTHQEMSVERMEALIREAGRTPVERDTLYRAIDRTR, encoded by the coding sequence ATGCCAACCGCCACGGGTCTGGAGCAAATCGCCGAAAAGGTGGTTGCGGGCGAGCGACTTTCGCATGAGGACGGCGTGCTGCTGTACGCGTCCCGGGATATCCACGAGATCGGTCGGCTGGCCAACATCGTCCGCGAGCGTCTGCACGGCGACGCCGCTTATTACAACGTCAATCGACACATCAATTACACGAACTTCTGCGTGCTTCGGTGCAAGTTCTGCTCTTTCTACAGACCTTACTCAATGGATGCCGCGGCCAAGGCACTGCCGATTGTCGTTGGACACGGCGACAGTCTGAGTCTGCCGCTGGCGGGTTCGTCGCAGACGGACACTTACGAGTTAGGCGTCGATGAGATCGCAGCCCGAGCGAAGGATGCGTATGACCACGGCGCGACGGAAGTCCACATCGTCGGCGGACTGCATCCGAAGTTGCCGTTTGATTATTACGTCGATATGTGCCGGGCCATTCGCGCGGCGTGCCCGACGATTCACATCAAGGCGTTTACTGCCATTGAGATCATCCATTTCACTCGCATCAGCAAGCCACGGCTGAATATCCGCGAAGTCCTGGAAAGACTTCGTGAGGCGGGGCTGGGCAGCCTTCCGGGCGGGGGGGCGGAGATCTTCGACGACCGGGTCCACGACGAGGCCTATCAGAATAAGGTGGGGGAGGCGGGCTGGTTTGACGTGCATCGGACGGCCCACGAGATCGGCATGTTCACCAATGCGACGATGCTGTACGGCCACGTCGAGCGGCCCGAGGAGCGGATTACGCACATGCTGAAGCTGAGGGCGCATCAGGATGCGTCGCTCGCTTCGCGCAAGGCGTCGTTCAACTGTTTCATCCCGCTTTCGTTCATACCGGAGGGCAGCGAGCTTTCGCAGGCGGCGAGCCCGACGGGGCTCATGGACCTTAAGACGCTGGCGATCAGCCGGCTCATGCTGGACAACATCCCGCACATTAAGGCGTTTTGGATCATGCAGTCGGCGAAGCTTGCCCAGGTGGCGCTTAACTTCGGTTGTGACGACATGGACGGCACGGTCGTCTGGTACGACATCACCAAGCGAGAGGGGGGCGCGGGCAATACTCATCAGGAGATGAGCGTCGAGCGGATGGAGGCGCTGATCCGGGAGGCGGGGAGAACTCCGGTGGAGAGGGACACGCTGTATCGGGCGATCGATCGGACGAGATAA